A genomic region of Vitis vinifera cultivar Pinot Noir 40024 chromosome 7, ASM3070453v1 contains the following coding sequences:
- the LOC100267774 gene encoding cold-regulated 413 plasma membrane protein 2, translating into MGRMEYLAMKTDPEPTQLINSDLNDLKIAAKNLINHASKLGSLGFGTSFLKWVASFSAIYLLILDRTNWRTNMLTSLLVPYIFFSLPPVLFNLLRGEVGKWIAFIAIVLRLFFPRHFPDWLEMPGSLILLLVVAPNFFAHTLRGSLIGTVICLLIGCYLLQEHIRASGGFRNSFTRSHGISNTLGIILLLVYPVWALVVHFL; encoded by the exons ATGGGGAGGATGGAGTATCTGGCTATGAAAACTGATCCCGAACCAACCCAATTGATTAATTCCGACCTCAATGACCTGAAAATCGCCGCCAAGAATCTCATCAATCACGCCTCCAAGCTCGGAAGCCTGGGCTTTGGGACTTCTTTTCTCAAATGGGTTGCTTCTTTTTCTGCCAT TTATTTGTTGATACTGGATCGGACAAACTGGAGAACCAACATGCTGACTTCGCTTTTGGTTCCTTACATTTTCTTTAGTCTTCCTCCTGTATTGTTCAACTTATTGAG AGGAGAGGTTGGAAAATGGATTGCTTTCATTGCAATTGTACTAAGGCTTTTCTTCCCTAGACATTTCCCAG ACTGGCTGGAGATGCCCGGGTCCTTAATTCTTCTTCTGGTTGTGGCTCCCAACTTCTTTGCGCACACGCTGAGGGGCAGTTTGATCGGCACTGTAATTTGTCTTCTCATTGGCTGTTACCTGCTCCAAGAGCACATCCGGGCATCAGGTGGCTTCAGGAATTCCTTCACAAGGAGCCATGGAATATCCAACACTCTTGGAATTATCCTTTTGTTAGTCTACCCTGTCTGGGCTCTGGTAGTCCACTTCCTTTAG
- the LOC100254086 gene encoding BTB/POZ domain-containing protein At5g66560 — MAAEKASGRGQAWFCTTGLPSDIVIEVDDMTFHLHKFPLMSKSRKLHELITEQETNPTRNQSNFSAEEEEYDEIEQEQYCHISLPDFPGGSETLETAAKFCYGVKIELSASNVAPLRCAGEFLEMTEEYSEDNLISRTERYLSQSVLISVKESIKTLKSCEGLMPLAETLDIPQRCIEAIAERALSADPSLFGWPVNDGRGSSNPLLWNGIETSVRRKGTSRTTTSDSWLEELALLSLPLFKRLILAMRARDLSPDVIESCLMYYAKKYIPGISRSNRKPPSSSVVSETEQRELLEAIITNLPSENSSRSSIATRFLFGLLRTANILNASEASRAALERKIGSQLEQATLDDLLIPSYSYLNETLYDVDCVERILGYFLDGLEAGIEGEIGDGSIRPPAMMLVGKLIDGYLSEIASDANLKPDKFYELAIALPENARLFDDGLYRAVDVYLKAHPWVAEEEREKICGVMDCQKLTLEACTHAAQNERLPLRAVVQVLFFEQLQLRHAITGSILAAEAAPPDSGRPSNLQLEQEGESAVGAAQDVSTWRAAVRENQVLRLDMDSMRSRVHELERECSTMKKAIEKIDQLGPSGGGGGWRGSLTKRFGCKFKTQVCDSHEPSVVETRKARHQHQHQH; from the exons ATGGCAGCGGAGAAGGCCAGCGGCAGAGGGCAAGCATG GTTTTGTACCACAGGCTTGCCGAGTGACATTGTGATCGAAGTCGACGACATGACATTCCATCTCCACAAG TTTCCTCTGATGTCGAAAAGTCGGAAGCTGCACGAGTTAATAACTGAACAAGAGACAAACCCTACCAGAAACCAAAGCAACTTCTCTGCAGAAGAGGAAGAATACGACGAGATCGAGCAGGAACAGTACTGCCACATATCACTTCCTGATTTCCCGGGAGGTTCTGAGACACTGGAAACTGCTGCCAAGTTCTGTTATGGCGTCAAGATCGAACTATCGGCCTCCAATGTGGCTCCTCTCCGTTGCGCCGGAGAGTTTCTGGAAATGACTGAGGAGTACTCAGAAGACAATCTCATTTCTAGAACCGAGAGGTATCTTTCCCAATCTGTTCTCATAAGCGTCAAAGAGTCTATAAAAACCCTGAAGTCCTGCGAAGGGTTGATGCCTCTGGCTGAAACACTGGACATTCCTCAGAGATGCATCGAAGCTATAGCAGAAAGGGCCTTATCCGCTGATCCATCTCTGTTCGGGTGGCCGGTGAATGACGGTAGAGGCTCTTCGAACCCGTTATTGTGGAACGGGATCGAGACCAGTGTGCGTCGAAAGGGCACCAGTAGAACCACTACTTCCGACTCGTGGCTTGAGGAACTTGCCCTTCTTAGTTTACCTCTGTTCAAGCGTTTAATTTTGGCTATGAGAGCTCGAGATCTTAGTCCAGACGTTATCGAGAGTTGTCTCATGTACTATGCGAAGAAATACATTCCAGGTATTTCGCGCTCCAATCGGAAGCCTCCATCCTCGTCGGTAGTTTCGGAGACTGAACAGAGAGAATTACTGGAGGCAATAATCACGAATCTTCCATCCGAGAATAGCTCAAGATCTTCAATAGCGACTAGGTTCCTGTTCGGGCTGTTAAGAACTGCAAACATATTGAACGCTTCAGAAGCTTCTCGGGCCGCTCTGGAGAGGAAAATTGGTTCGCAATTGGAGCAGGCTACGCTTGACGATTTGCTGATACCGAGTTATTCATATCTGAACGAGACATTGTATGACGTGGATTGCGTTGAACGGATTTTGGGGTACTTTCTGGACGGACTGGAGGCTGGAATTGAAGGTGAGATTGGGGATGGTAGCATCAGACCGCCAGCGATGATGCTCGTGGGAAAATTGATCGATGGTTACCTCTCGGAGATTGCTTCAGATGCAAATCTGAAGCCGGATAAGTTTTATGAACTTGCCATTGCTCTTCCAGAAAATGCTAGGCTGTTTGACGACGGCTTATACAGGGCGGTTGATGTTTATCTCAAG GCGCATCCATGGGTGGCAGAGGAAGAGCGGGAGAAGATATGCGGAGTGATGGACTGCCAGAAGCTGACATTAGAGGCGTGCACACACGCGGCTCAGAACGAGCGCCTTCCATTGCGTGCAGTGGTTCAGGTTCTCTTCTTCGAGCAGCTTCAGCTTCGCCACGCAATTACCGGCTCTATTCTCGCAGCAGAAGCCGCTCCGCCGGACTCCGGCAGGCCCTCTAATTTACAGCTGGAGCAAGAAGGCGAAAGCGCGGTGGGAGCGGCGCAAGATGTCAGCACGTGGAGAGCAGCGGTGAGGGAGAATCAAGTGCTGCGGCTGGACATGGATAGCATGAGGTCGCGGGTGCATGAGCTAGAGCGTGAATGCTCCACGATGAAAAAGGCGATTGAAAAGATTGATCAGTTGGGGCCATCAGGTGGGGGCGGAGGTTGGCGGGGCTCGCTGACCAAGAGGTTCGGATGCAAGTTCAAGACTCAGGTATGCGATTCGCATGAGCCAAGTGTCGTGGAGACGAGGAAAGCAAGGCATCAACATCAGCATCAGCATTAG
- the LOC100248980 gene encoding uncharacterized protein LOC100248980: MVEEVTVKQAENAATKVEEALAPTGQVAQSSNEATIESNAQGDTESSCNNNADTSARPSDADREKSLEYAEELMEKGSKAVKESDFSEATDCFSRALEIRVAHHGELAFECVNTYYKYGCALLYKAQEEADPLATMPNKEAESHENSNKDGSMKNAVNDESSTASVNAEQDGSSNDQKVAADDDTNGKEQEEEDEESDDEDLAEADEDESDLDLAWKMLDVARAIVEKHSAADTMEKVDILSALAEVALEREDIETSLSDYQKALSILERLVEPDSRHIAELNFRICLCLEIGSKAQEAIPYCQRAISICKSRVQRLSNEIKSLSESPAISPTPELDQSAQQSSNVSQAGNSISDKESEIETLNGLASELEKKLEDLQQLVSNPTSILSEILGMMSAKARGADKGASPSVMGSSQIGSANSHGGFDSPTVSTASHTNGAAGVTHLGVVGRGVKRVSMNSGTAESSPMKKPPLDSSLDKGDDGSAS; the protein is encoded by the exons ATGGTGGAGGAAGTTACGGTGAAGCAAGCAGAGAATGCGGCCACAAAAGTGGAGGAAGCCCTAGCCCCCACTGGTCAAGTAGCGCAGTCTTCGAATGAAGCAACCATTGAGTCCAATGCTCAGGGAGACACGGAGTCTTCTTGCAACAACAACGCTGACACTTCTGCGCGGCCTTCTGATGCAGATCGTGAGAAATCTTTGGAGTATGCGGAGGAGTTGATGGAGAAAGGGTCCAAGGCTGTGAAAGAAAGCGATTTCTCTGAGGCTACCGATTGCTTCAGCCGTGCCCTTGAAATCAG GGTTGCGCATCATGGTGAACTTGCTTTTGAATGTGTCAATACATACTATAAATATGGATGTGCGCTACTATACAAAGCTCAAGAAGAGGCTGATCCATTGGCTACCATGCCAAATAAGGAGGCTGAATCCCATGAAAACTCTAACAAAGATGGATCAATGAAGAATGCTGTAAATGATGAATCTTCGACAGCCTCTGTTAATGCTGAACAAGATGGGAGTTCAAATGATCAGAAGGTAGCTGCAGATGATG ACACCAATGGGAAGGagcaggaagaagaagatgaagaaagtGATGATGAAGACCTGGCTGAAGCAGATGAAGATGAGTCTGACCTGGATTTGGCATGGAAAATGCTGGATGTCGCCCGGGCAATTGTTGAAAAACATTCAGCAGCTGACACAATGGAGAAAGTGGACATATTGTCAGCATTGGCTGAAGTTGCTTTGGAGAGAG AGGATATTGAAACTTCTCTCAGTGACTATCAGAAAGCATTATCTATTTTGGAACGCCTGGTTGAACCAGACAGTCGACATATAGCTGAACT AAATTTTCGGATATGTTTGTGTTTAGAGATTGGCTCAAAGGCTCAGGAAGCAATTCCATACTGCCAGAGGGCTATATCAATTTGCAAGTCTCGGGTGCAAAGGCTCTCAAATGAAATAAAGAGTTTGTCAGAATCACCAGCAATATCCCCTACCCCTGAATTGGATCAGTCTGCCCAGCAGTCTTCCAATGTATCCCAAGCTGGCAATTCTATTTCTGATAAAGAGTCTGAGATTGAAACACTCAATGGCCTAGCTAGTGAGCTGGAAAAGAAG CTTGAAGATTTGCAGCAGCTGGTTTCCAACCCAACATCAATTCTCTCAGAAATCTTGGGGATGATGTCTGCCAAGGCTAGAGGTGCAGATAAGGGTGCATCCCCATCAGTGATGGGTTCTTCCCAGATAGGTTCTGCTAACAGCCATGGAGGTTTTGACTCTCCAACTGTTTCCACTGCTTCTCACACTAACGGGGCTGCTGGAGTCACACATCTAGGTGTGGTAGGAAGAGGAGTGAAGCGAGTGTCAATGAACTCAGGCACAGCAGAATCAAGCCCAATGAAAAAACCTCCATTGGATTCATCACTGGATAAGGGTGATGATGGCAGTGCATCCTGA
- the LOC100262616 gene encoding uncharacterized protein LOC100262616 codes for MASTGSPLLQTLAVPDVRNAHPMSCKAHVSTPVLSRRRCLVLLTTALTARELPSRAQDIPLFGLRKKLEKVEEEAEEILKEGIEAAEKGIVTAEKGIEKAEKGIETAEKEIETAVSYNGLTQAGAVAGAEVVGVLVATSVVNAILGPEAQKS; via the coding sequence ATGGCTTCCACAGGCTCCCCTCTGCTCCAGACGCTCGCGGTCCCTGATGTGCGCAATGCGCATCCTATGTCCTGCAAGGCGCACGTTTCTACTCCGGTCCTCAGCCGGAGGCGGTGTCTGGTCCTGCTAACGACGGCTCTGACGGCGAGAGAATTGCCGTCGAGGGCTCAGGACATCCCCCTGTTCGGGCTGAGAAAGAAGCTGGAGAAGGTGGAGGAGGAAGCGGAGGAAATTCTCAAGGAAGGGATCGAGGCGGCGGAGAAAGGAATCGTAACGGCGGAGAAGGGAATAGAGAAGGCGGAGAAGGGAATAGAGACGGCGGAGAAGGAGATAGAAACGGCGGTGAGTTATAATGGATTGACTCAGGCAGGGGCGGTGGCGGGAGCGGAGGTAGTAGGGGTTTTAGTGGCAACTTCAGTTGTGAATGCAATCTTGGGGCCTGAAGCTCAGAAATCATAA
- the LOC100257490 gene encoding thioredoxin-like protein HCF164, chloroplastic, with product MSRVASSPVGLHRFRPCLQASQPRHVFKTHVQSPNRVTRFQNIAIACQTTPNPTPTDSSTTEKPPVEPGSVNDNVTQAASSSTDPGLPEFPSKDINRRIAVVSSLAAVGLFLSKRLDFGVSLKDLSAAALPYEEALSNGKPTVVEFYADWCEVCRELAPDVYKVEQQYRDRVNFVMLNVDNTKWEQELDEFGVEGIPHFAFLDKEGNEEGNVVGRLPKQYFQENVEALAHGEASIPHARVVGQYSSAESRKVHQVVDPRSHGRG from the exons ATGTCTCGGGTGGCTTCAAGTCCCGTTGGCCTCCACAGATTCCGGCCATGTCTTCAAGCCTCTCAACCTCGCCACGTTTTCAAAACCCATGTCCAATCTCCGAACAGAGTTACCAGATTTCAGAACATAGCCATCGCTTGTCAAACCACCCCCAATCCCACCCCAACTGATTCATCCACCACG GAAAAACCACCCGTTGAGCCTGGTTCAGTCAATGACAACGTCACCCAAGCTGCAAGTTCCTCCACAGATCCTGGACTTCCCGAATTTCCAAGTAAAGATATCAATAGGAGGATAGCAGTTGTTTCTTCCCTTGCAGCAGTGGGCCTCTTCTTATCAAAAAGACTAGATTTTGGTGTTTCTTTGAAGGACCTTTCTGCAGCAGCGTTACCTTATGAAGAG GCTCTATCAAATGGGAAGCCCACTGTTGTGGAGTTCTACGCAGATTGGTGTGAAGTATGTCGTGAATTAGCTCCTGATGTGTACAAAGTTGAGCAGCAATACAG GGATCGTGTGAATTTTGTTATGTTGAATGTCGACAACACAAAATGGGAACAAGAGCTCGATGAATTTGGCGTCGAGGGTATCCCACATTTTGCATTCCTGGAcaaagaagggaatgaggagGGTAACGTGGTAGGCAGGCTTCCGAAACAGTATTTTCAGGAGAATGTGGAAGCCCTCGCTCATGGGGAGGCATCCATTCCGCATGCCCGCGTTGTGGGACAATATTCAAGTGCTGAATCCAGGAAGGTGCACCAAGTTGTTGATCCAAGAAGTCATGGTCGTGGCTAG
- the LOC100252358 gene encoding wall-associated receptor kinase-like 14 isoform X1, whose amino-acid sequence MFIFTSLQFSMRKALQRTILALICTVTLVSAIKNDSCGTGKSAKRVHYPFGFSSDSPIKLNCSKEGEIEIQNFKVQNVTTDSIIINLPAQCQREIQKIEPLFGKNYALSSKNSLLFQNCSSSSSGCVIPTSVFNGQNKLNNCNGKSDNNISCFPLDSESEFMSFANVTGTGCKFLLLSMAVEWRNNSAVSLELGTAQLGWWLDHPCHCAPNAKHTNLTVPGGFGCRCSCKEGFDGDGFKDGDGCQEDCNASKYMSGTCGGTTRVAVLVGGVIVGASLMSTVALICYCIRRRSYLRRRMSAKRLICEAAGNSSVPLYPYKEVERATNGFSEKQRLGTGAYGTVFAGKLHNDEWVAIKKIRNRDNDSIEQVMNEIKLISSVNHPNLVRLLGCCIENGEQILVYEFMANGTLSQHLQKERGKGLPWTTRLNIATETANAIAHLHSAITPPIFHRDIKSSNILLDDNFNSKVADFGLSRLGMTESSHISTAPQGTPGYLDPQYHQNFHLSDKSDVYSFGVVLVEIISAMKVVDFSRPHSEVNLAALAIDRIGRGCVDEIIDPFLEPQRDAWTLCSIHKVAELAFRCLAFHRDMRPSMMEVADELEHVRLSGWAPMEENICVASSVASSCSSPFNGSEMSLGCMSVRKAGIGSRRLFVPHRPTDCLASMEEIKDSSPVSVHDPWLSEQSSPSTNSLLGNVVQ is encoded by the exons ATGTTCATATTCACGTCACTTCAATTCTCGATGAGGAAGGCTCTTCAACGAACGATTCTCGCTCTCATCTGTACGGTTACCCTCGTCTCTGCAATCAAGAATGACTCCTGTGGAACCGGGAAATCTGCTAAACGAGTCCATTATCCATTTGGGTTCTCATCCGATAGCCCAATCAAACTGAACTGCAGCAAAGAAGGGGAGATcgaaatacaaaattttaaagtcCAGAATGTAACCACAGACAGCATCATCATCAATCTACCAGCGCAGTGCCAGCGTGAGATCCAAAAGATCGAGCCACTATTCGGTAAAAACTACGCGCTGAGTTCGAAGAACAGTCTTCTCTTCCAGAATTGTAGCTCGTCGTCTTCCGGGTGCGTGATACCCACGAGTGTGTTCAACGGCCAGAACAAGTTGAACAATTGCAATGGCAAAAGCGACAACAACATAAGCTGCTTTCCGCTAGATTCTGAGTCCGAGTTTATGAGTTTTGCGAACGTGACTGGGACTGGGTGCAAGTTTTTGTTACTTTCCATGGCGGTTGAGTGGAGGAACAACTCCGCAGTTTCGCTGGAGTTGGGAACGGCTCAGTTGGGGTGGTGGCTGGACCATCCGTGCCATTGCGCTCCGAATGCGAAACATACCAATTTAACTGTTCCCGGGGGTTTCGGTTGCCGTTGCAGCTGCAAGGAAGGATTCGACGGAGATGGATTTAAAGATGGCGATGGTTGTCAGGAAG ATTGCAATGCGTCAAAGTACATGTCGGGCACATGTGGAGGAACTACAAGGGTTGCTGTTCTTGTTGGAG GTGTCATTGTTGGAGCTTCTTTAATGAGCACTGTGGCTCTTATCTGCTACTGTATTCGACGACGTTCTTATTTGAGGAGGCGTATGAGTGCAAAACGCCTTATATGTGAAGCTGCAGGCAACTCCAGTGTTCCTCTCTATCCCTACAAAGAAGTTGAAAGGGCCACCAATGGCTTCTCAGAGAAACAAAGACTTGGAACTGGGGCATATGGTACAGTTTTTGCAGGAAAGCTCCACAATGATGAATGGGTTGCCATTAAAAAGATCAGAAATCGTGATAATGACAGCATTGAGCAAGTCATGAATGAAATCAAGCTGATCTCTTCTGTGAATCATCCAAATCTAGTGCGCCTATTAGGTTGCTGTATAGAGAATGGTGAACAGATCCTTGTCTATGAATTCATGGCCAATGGAACTCTATCTCAGCACCTACAGAAAGAGAGGGGCAAAGGTCTTCCATGGACAACAAGGCTCAACATTGCCACCGAAACAGCTAATGCTATTGCCCATCTCCACTCAGCCATCACTCCTCCAATTTTCCACAGAGACATAAAGTCCAGTAATATACTTCTGGATGACAACTTCAACTCAAAGGTAGCAGATTTTGGTCTTTCTAGACTTGGCATGACTGAATCATCCCATATCTCAACAGCCCCACAAGGGACTCCCGGCTACCTTGATCCACAGTATCATCAGAACTTCCATCTCTCAGATAAAAGTGATGTTTACAGTTTTGGAGTGGTTCTTGTAGAGATCATAAGTGCAATGAAAGTGGTCGATTTTTCTCGACCTCACAGTGAGGTGAATTTGGCTGCACTTGCTATTGACAGGATCGGAAGGGGTTGTGTGGATGAAATAATAGATCCATTCCTTGAGCCACAGAGGGATGCTTGGACACTTTGCTCTATTCACAAGGTGGCCGAGCTAGCATTTAGATGCCTTGCTTTTCATAGGGACATGAGGCCTTCCATGATGGAGGTAGCAGATGAGCTAGAGCATGTCAGGCTCAGTGGATGGGCTCCAATGGAGGAGAATATATGTGTGGCATCATCAGTGGCATCTTCTTGTTCATCGCCATTTAATGGAAGTGAGATGTCGCTAGGTTGTATGTCTGTTAGGAAGGCAGGGATAGGGAGTCGGAGATTGTTTGTTCCACATAGGCCAACAGATTGTCTGGCTTCAATGGAAGAGATAAAGGACAGCTCCCCTGTTTCTGTGCATGATCCTTGGTTGAGTGAACAGAGCTCACCTTCAACAAACAGCTTGTTGGGTAATGTAGTTCAATGA
- the LOC100252358 gene encoding wall-associated receptor kinase-like 14 isoform X2: MFIFTSLQFSMRKALQRTILALICTVTLVSAIKNDSCGTGKSAKRVHYPFGFSSDSPIKLNCSKEGEIEIQNFKVQNVTTDSIIINLPAQCQREIQKIEPLFGKNYALSSKNSLLFQNCSSSSSGCVIPTSVFNGQNKLNNCNGKSDNNISCFPLDSESEFMSFANVTGTGCKFLLLSMAVEWRNNSAVSLELGTAQLGWWLDHPCHCAPNAKHTNLTVPGGFGCRCSCKEGFDGDGFKDGDGCQEVTDCNASKYMSGTCGGTTRVAVLVGGVIVGASLMSTVALICYCIRRRSYLRRRMSAKRLICEAAGNSSVPLYPYKEVERATNGFSEKQRLGTGAYGTVFAGKLHNDEWVAIKKIRNRDNDSIEQVMNEIKLISSVNHPNLVRLLGCCIENGEQILVYEFMANGTLSQHLQKERGKGLPWTTRLNIATETANAIAHLHSAITPPIFHRDIKSSNILLDDNFNSKVADFGLSRLGMTESSHISTAPQGTPGYLDPQYHQNFHLSDKSDVYSFGVVLVEIISAMKVVDFSRPHSEVNLAALAIDRIGRGCVDEIIDPFLEPQRDAWTLCSIHKVAELAFRCLAFHRDMRPSMMEVADELEHVRLSGWAPMEENICVASSVASSCSSPFNGSEMSLGCMSVRKAGIGSRRLFVPHRPTDCLASMEEIKDSSPVSVHDPWLSEQSSPSTNSLLGNVVQ; this comes from the exons ATGTTCATATTCACGTCACTTCAATTCTCGATGAGGAAGGCTCTTCAACGAACGATTCTCGCTCTCATCTGTACGGTTACCCTCGTCTCTGCAATCAAGAATGACTCCTGTGGAACCGGGAAATCTGCTAAACGAGTCCATTATCCATTTGGGTTCTCATCCGATAGCCCAATCAAACTGAACTGCAGCAAAGAAGGGGAGATcgaaatacaaaattttaaagtcCAGAATGTAACCACAGACAGCATCATCATCAATCTACCAGCGCAGTGCCAGCGTGAGATCCAAAAGATCGAGCCACTATTCGGTAAAAACTACGCGCTGAGTTCGAAGAACAGTCTTCTCTTCCAGAATTGTAGCTCGTCGTCTTCCGGGTGCGTGATACCCACGAGTGTGTTCAACGGCCAGAACAAGTTGAACAATTGCAATGGCAAAAGCGACAACAACATAAGCTGCTTTCCGCTAGATTCTGAGTCCGAGTTTATGAGTTTTGCGAACGTGACTGGGACTGGGTGCAAGTTTTTGTTACTTTCCATGGCGGTTGAGTGGAGGAACAACTCCGCAGTTTCGCTGGAGTTGGGAACGGCTCAGTTGGGGTGGTGGCTGGACCATCCGTGCCATTGCGCTCCGAATGCGAAACATACCAATTTAACTGTTCCCGGGGGTTTCGGTTGCCGTTGCAGCTGCAAGGAAGGATTCGACGGAGATGGATTTAAAGATGGCGATGGTTGTCAGGAAG TTACAGATTGCAATGCGTCAAAGTACATGTCGGGCACATGTGGAGGAACTACAAGGGTTGCTGTTCTTGTTGGAG GTGTCATTGTTGGAGCTTCTTTAATGAGCACTGTGGCTCTTATCTGCTACTGTATTCGACGACGTTCTTATTTGAGGAGGCGTATGAGTGCAAAACGCCTTATATGTGAAGCTGCAGGCAACTCCAGTGTTCCTCTCTATCCCTACAAAGAAGTTGAAAGGGCCACCAATGGCTTCTCAGAGAAACAAAGACTTGGAACTGGGGCATATGGTACAGTTTTTGCAGGAAAGCTCCACAATGATGAATGGGTTGCCATTAAAAAGATCAGAAATCGTGATAATGACAGCATTGAGCAAGTCATGAATGAAATCAAGCTGATCTCTTCTGTGAATCATCCAAATCTAGTGCGCCTATTAGGTTGCTGTATAGAGAATGGTGAACAGATCCTTGTCTATGAATTCATGGCCAATGGAACTCTATCTCAGCACCTACAGAAAGAGAGGGGCAAAGGTCTTCCATGGACAACAAGGCTCAACATTGCCACCGAAACAGCTAATGCTATTGCCCATCTCCACTCAGCCATCACTCCTCCAATTTTCCACAGAGACATAAAGTCCAGTAATATACTTCTGGATGACAACTTCAACTCAAAGGTAGCAGATTTTGGTCTTTCTAGACTTGGCATGACTGAATCATCCCATATCTCAACAGCCCCACAAGGGACTCCCGGCTACCTTGATCCACAGTATCATCAGAACTTCCATCTCTCAGATAAAAGTGATGTTTACAGTTTTGGAGTGGTTCTTGTAGAGATCATAAGTGCAATGAAAGTGGTCGATTTTTCTCGACCTCACAGTGAGGTGAATTTGGCTGCACTTGCTATTGACAGGATCGGAAGGGGTTGTGTGGATGAAATAATAGATCCATTCCTTGAGCCACAGAGGGATGCTTGGACACTTTGCTCTATTCACAAGGTGGCCGAGCTAGCATTTAGATGCCTTGCTTTTCATAGGGACATGAGGCCTTCCATGATGGAGGTAGCAGATGAGCTAGAGCATGTCAGGCTCAGTGGATGGGCTCCAATGGAGGAGAATATATGTGTGGCATCATCAGTGGCATCTTCTTGTTCATCGCCATTTAATGGAAGTGAGATGTCGCTAGGTTGTATGTCTGTTAGGAAGGCAGGGATAGGGAGTCGGAGATTGTTTGTTCCACATAGGCCAACAGATTGTCTGGCTTCAATGGAAGAGATAAAGGACAGCTCCCCTGTTTCTGTGCATGATCCTTGGTTGAGTGAACAGAGCTCACCTTCAACAAACAGCTTGTTGGGTAATGTAGTTCAATGA